A region from the Alphaproteobacteria bacterium genome encodes:
- a CDS encoding phosphatase PAP2 family protein: MFLTANNEIKWRKMGVGALVTGALVMCGIMWFDKPLYLFLRQLDCRLWKWFDVLFDAKVWIFGALIAVMVFCVKKCVNTDCSFLKCAPRLHVGAFIHNFVLNIKTNNAFLILCSVLGAGIIAKVMKIFIGRARPIFFEALDMTGFFPPSIEWAFNSMPSGHTTVSFAGLVMIGMLAPRYKVLTWTLAIVIGVSRVAVGAHWPSDVLLGAFIGMAFADIAKWYLLKK, encoded by the coding sequence ATGTTTTTAACGGCAAATAATGAAATCAAATGGCGAAAAATGGGTGTTGGCGCACTGGTGACAGGGGCGTTGGTTATGTGTGGAATAATGTGGTTTGATAAACCGTTATATTTATTCCTGCGTCAGTTGGATTGTCGGCTGTGGAAATGGTTTGATGTGTTGTTTGATGCCAAGGTCTGGATTTTTGGTGCACTGATTGCGGTTATGGTTTTTTGTGTAAAAAAGTGCGTTAATACGGATTGCAGTTTCTTGAAATGTGCGCCACGGTTGCATGTGGGCGCGTTTATTCATAATTTCGTATTGAATATCAAAACGAATAATGCGTTTTTAATATTGTGCAGCGTTTTAGGCGCAGGGATTATTGCCAAGGTGATGAAAATATTTATAGGTCGTGCGCGCCCTATATTCTTTGAGGCGTTGGATATGACCGGATTTTTTCCGCCGTCCATTGAATGGGCATTTAATTCTATGCCGTCGGGTCATACAACGGTTAGTTTTGCAGGATTAGTTATGATTGGTATGCTAGCACCACGGTACAAGGTGTTAACGTGGACATTGGCAATTGTGATTGGTGTGTCGCGTGTTGCGGTTGGTGCGCACTGGCCGTCGGATGTTTTGTTGGGTGCGTTCATTGGTATGGCGTTTGCCGACATTGCAAAGTGGTATTTGTTAAAGAAATAA